The genomic DNA GACGGTTTGCACGGTCGCACTCATCTCACTCATCGCCGAGGCGAGCTGATCCATCTCAGAGAATTGCTCTTGCGATGACTCTTTGGTTTCCGACATGCTGATCGTCATAATCTCAGCCAGAGAAGAAAGATCATCCGACGCTTGGCGCTGCGCGTTAATCACATCCACCAATTGCTGACGCGACCTTTCCAGCTCACGCGCTAAATCACCGAACTCATCTCGGCTATTCATCTCAATCGGCTCACTTAAGTCACGGTTGGCGAGTGCCCGGATTCTATCGGTGAGATAATTAATTTGGCGCAGCATAATATTGGAGCCGCCCAGCAAAATGACCATGAAAGAGACGATCATCAACGCGGTTTGCCACGCTACCTGTATCATATAATCTTGATAATATGCCTGCGCCTCGGACGTCGGTTGTGATGCCACGAGCCACCAATTACTGCCGCCTACGGGCACGGCATAGCCATGACGGCCACCGTCATAAACGGTATAGCTAAACGCGCTTGACTGATTGAGAAACAAGTCAGCGACATCGGTTCCGGTGCTGTCATCCGTCACGCGTAACGCGTCAAACTGGCGCATTGAGGGGTGGGACCAGATCTGGCGAGTGGTGCCATTGACCAAATATAAATACGCCCCTTCGCTGAATTCGGCGTTCATGGTATCTACCGCCTCTCGCATCAAGCGTTCCCCATCAGGCTGATCGATGAGGGCGCCAGTCATGGCCGCACTAGACTGTGCAAGCTCTTGGGTTTGATGCAAAGTGAAGTCAATCACGGACTGGCGAAAGGTGTTCGCGTCCCACATCTGCTTGCCGACCAGAATAATGGTACTAAAGACCATGAGAATCACGAGTTTTGGGATCAAGCGCAGATTGGTAACGGGTTTCTCCCACGCATAAAAGGTGTGTTTAGCCATAATCCTGAAAGCTCCATGTCCGTTATTAAGCCAACTGACTGCAAAACGGGCGATTATTAATACTGAGTGATGTTATATCGGCAAACCTCACCCTCACTGAATCCTTGTTTACCGTATTTGTGAAATTTGCCCATAAACAATGCCCATAATGATAAGTTAATCAAATTATCATCACGTACCTTGTCTGTTTATAACGTAAAAAAGTGCCAGAAATATTGATCCCAAAGGCGGTTTTACCGGATCGCCTCAAACAGTGCGACTGGGTACTCAAGCAACGTAACCGCATAAAGGCACACATAAAAAAAGCAACCTCCTGGTTGCTTTTTATGACTCTCGTTCGCTTACTCTTGCCAATAAGGAGTAAGACGCAATCCCGTTTGACGGCTTTGCGTCATCGCATGAAACAGTGACTCTTCTTTACGTGCCAACCATTTCTCTGCCTGTTTTTTATCCTCTTCATCGTCAATTTCAACCACTCGCTCAC from Salinivibrio kushneri includes the following:
- a CDS encoding methyl-accepting chemotaxis protein; translation: MAKHTFYAWEKPVTNLRLIPKLVILMVFSTIILVGKQMWDANTFRQSVIDFTLHQTQELAQSSAAMTGALIDQPDGERLMREAVDTMNAEFSEGAYLYLVNGTTRQIWSHPSMRQFDALRVTDDSTGTDVADLFLNQSSAFSYTVYDGGRHGYAVPVGGSNWWLVASQPTSEAQAYYQDYMIQVAWQTALMIVSFMVILLGGSNIMLRQINYLTDRIRALANRDLSEPIEMNSRDEFGDLARELERSRQQLVDVINAQRQASDDLSSLAEIMTISMSETKESSQEQFSEMDQLASAMSEMSATVQTVAEHTREAAKATETSSQQANSGQEHVSSTIKTINELSNDISESSQVVGQVDAQVEKIGTVVVTIQGISEQTNLLALNAAIEAARAGDTGRGFAVVADEVRKLAQHTQEATVEIQDMITQLQQSAQKAVGLMDRSVSEAKTGVESVSQAGGELEQIVTQIQSLNDMNFQIASSAEQQASVAGEMNQNLTNVKDLVQASVTVASELHETAEMVEQSAQSLKDKIEAFKV